In the genome of Puniceibacterium sp. IMCC21224, one region contains:
- a CDS encoding MFS transporter translates to MSLGVFSLVTAEFLPASLLTPLAEGLNISKGAAGQAVTVTALVALLTSLFISVAIRGIDRKWVLMGFSVLLIISNLTVATAPGILTLLFGRVLMGIALGGFWSLSIATLMRLVPDRDIPRAISIMFLGVSAATVFAVPVGSYLGAMIGWRGVFVAATGLAVLALLVQMLTLPSLPAQGKARMTILFEVLCRPGIGIGMIAVLMVFAGHFTFFTYIRPFLETVTGVGVDGVTAILFGFGLANFLGTYLIAFVIQRSLRLALIMMPTVMAGLALVLTLFGGVTAVDALLIAVWGLVFAGVPVSWSTWITRAMPDQAEAGGGLIVAAINFAIAAGAGLGGGLLEISGPRGVFLISGLILVAAVITIILKIKPLGNDE, encoded by the coding sequence ATGTCACTTGGTGTTTTTTCGCTGGTGACGGCAGAGTTCCTTCCCGCCAGCCTTTTGACGCCGCTCGCCGAGGGGCTGAACATCAGTAAAGGGGCCGCTGGACAGGCCGTAACCGTAACCGCGCTTGTGGCGCTTTTGACCAGCCTGTTCATTTCGGTTGCAATACGCGGCATTGATCGCAAATGGGTTTTGATGGGGTTTTCGGTTCTGCTGATTATTTCCAACCTGACTGTCGCGACCGCACCGGGTATTCTTACATTGCTGTTCGGGCGTGTTTTAATGGGGATTGCTTTGGGCGGTTTCTGGAGCTTGTCGATCGCCACGTTGATGCGGTTGGTGCCAGACCGTGACATCCCACGTGCGATATCAATCATGTTCTTGGGGGTCTCTGCGGCGACTGTTTTTGCGGTGCCGGTTGGCAGCTATCTTGGGGCCATGATTGGCTGGCGGGGCGTTTTTGTTGCCGCCACCGGACTTGCCGTGCTAGCCCTTTTGGTCCAGATGCTGACGCTTCCGTCTTTGCCAGCACAGGGCAAAGCACGCATGACGATCTTGTTCGAGGTTCTGTGCCGTCCGGGCATTGGCATCGGGATGATCGCAGTGCTGATGGTGTTCGCCGGCCACTTCACATTCTTCACTTATATCCGACCGTTTCTGGAAACCGTAACAGGTGTGGGCGTTGACGGCGTAACTGCAATCCTTTTTGGCTTTGGACTTGCCAACTTTCTCGGAACTTACCTGATTGCCTTTGTCATTCAGCGGTCACTGCGGCTTGCGCTGATCATGATGCCGACGGTCATGGCGGGACTCGCACTCGTGCTGACCCTCTTTGGCGGAGTGACGGCGGTTGATGCGCTGTTGATTGCGGTATGGGGTCTCGTCTTTGCGGGGGTACCCGTGTCATGGTCCACATGGATCACCCGCGCGATGCCGGACCAAGCCGAGGCAGGCGGTGGGCTCATCGTTGCCGCCATCAACTTTGCGATCGCGGCAGGAGCAGGATTGGGTGGTGGGCTACTGGAAATCTCTGGGCCGCGCGGTGTGTTCCTGATCAGTGGGCTTATCCTCGTCGCGGCGGTCATAACGATCATTCTTAAGATCAAGCCGCTGGGTAACGACGAATGA